The Paraburkholderia megapolitana genomic sequence TACTGCTAGTTCGAACGCCAGGCGGAGCTCGCCGGCGTTCGTCCTGAGGCGCCCGGTCATCGCAAGCAGAGAACGATGCGCTTGCAAAGGTTGCGTACCGGGCTGCGACTTACCACCACCAACTGCCGAACAAACCGGACAGCAGACCGAACAGATCCGGCGTACCGCCCTGCGCGTTGCTGCTACCGCCGCTACCGGTGTTCCCGCTCTTGCCACCGCCGGCAGCCACGGGTGTCGAACCGTAGGCTGCATTCAGTTGCGAGATGTCGAAGCTGCCCCAGCCCGTGACATAGTCGAAGCCTTGCGTCGCGCTGTAGCCGTAGGTCACACCGCTCTTCGTGATGCCGTTATTCCCCGACGTGACCGGGTGAAAAAGACCGGGCTTCGTGGTCGCATTGCTGTAGATGCTCGCAGCGGGAAACGCCAGTGTGTTGTTGTTCGCCGATTGCACACGCGCCCAGATGCCCGAGAAGATCGGTGCCGCGAGACTCGTCCCACCGACCTGGTTCGGATCGTCAGGACCTGCGCCCGGCAGCGTACCGCTCGTCTGCCCTTGATAGACGAGGATCGCACCGCTGCGGCCATCCGCATCGAAGCCGATATCCGGCACCGTGCGCAACTTGCTGCCCGTGACCGACGATTGCCACGTCGGTGCGGCTTCGTACTTGCTGATGCCGCCGCCAGTCGCCCACAGCACGCCACGCGAATTGACGCCTTCGTTCCACACGTTTTCGTGATCGTACTTGCCGCCCACGGTGTAGAGACCCGTGCCGCCAACCGAAATCACGTACGGCGAAGTTGCCGGTTCGCTGACGGTGTAGGTGCGCAGATTCGAAGGCGGCTTGCCGCTCTGGCATTCATACACACCATGATCGCCGGCCGACACCGAGAAGACCTGGCCTTGTGCCATCGCGACCTTGAAGATGGCGTCGTCGGCAGCCTGCGAACCTTCTGACTTCGCACTCGCTTCGCACACGCCGAGCGATACGTTGATCACCTTCGCGACGTTGTCGGAGACCGCCTGGTTGTAGGCGGCCGTGATGTCGCCGAGCGACATCGACGGCGCGGCGTAGAACACCAGTTTGTTCACGGCGCCACCTGCAGCACCGACGATCGACTGGCTGTCGAGGTTCCACTCGACCGTGCCATCCGTATCGCTGTAGTCGCTGCCGTCCGGTCCGGTTTGCACGACCTGGGTTGCGACGTTGCCAAGCCCGTTGTTCGTCGTGAACGTCTGCAGATCGGACAGCGTCTGCGTCAGATCGCCTTCCGAAATGATCCCGACCGTCGTAGCCGACGCGGTCGGTGTCGAACCGGCGGCGTAGATATTCGAGAACTCGACCGGATTGTGGCCGGTCAGCACAGGTGCGGCGGCAAGGCTACGCTTGACCTGAGTGCTCGCGCTCGGCTCAGGACGATAGATGCGATAGTTGGTATGCGCCGTCGCTGCGTTCTGCAGTCCCAGCACTGAATCGACGATGTCGCCGAGCGCTGCCGGAACCTGCGCGTCGCTCGTGTTCGCGTAGACCTGGTGGCCGTCTTGCGTGAAACGCTTGAGGCTCGTGTTGAACGCCGACTTCACAAGCGCAGCGTTGCCGTCCGCGGTGACCAGCAACCGGTTCTTCGCGGCGCGGACATTCTTGAAGCCAGCACGCGTCAGATACTCCACCACCGTCTGCACCTGGGCTTCGGTCGGCGCGTACGTCGCGAGTATCTGATCCGGCGTCAGGTACTGACGATAGTTCGGGCTGCCCGGCTGATTGACCTGATTGATGAAAGCGTCGAGACCCTTCTGGTCGCGCATCTTCAGCGACACCACGACGTGAATCGGCGTGTTCGCAGCGAGTTCGTTAGCAGAGGTGCCTGCCACGTTGGTCGACGCTTGCGCGCCCGACGCTGCGGACGGTGCGGCAAACGCGTGGGTGTTGGTCGACACCCAGTCGGTGGAGTTGCTTTGCGCTTGCGCGGGCAACACCATCAAACCGGTTGCAGACAAACCGATCAACGACAGAACTGAGAGACGACACGTCGCGGAAAGAATCGGTGCGACGAAAGACGGTGCTTGTTTGGGCATCATGCTTCCTCGTGAGATCAAACGGCCACCTGTAGGCCAGCACGGGTGGTGCTGGGATAACAAAACACGATGAGCAGCGCAGGAGATGCATTGCTCATCGATGTTCATTCGGCAATTCGTAATTTTTTCGTGACCGAATAGTAGGCTAGCCGTTTGCATTTGCAAGGTAGCAATTCTTAATTTTTCTCAGAAGCCTCAATCTTTTCTTATCGAATTACGGCATATATTTTTATAAGAATTCGATAATATTTATGAATTAAATCGTCACGCCGACGAAGATACAAGGGACAATCGATGCTCACTGGATGGCCGCGCATAAAGGCGTTGCATGCAATGGTCATTTCACTGCTCGCGCGTATGCGGGAGAGATAGAGGCGAGAGGAAAGATAGCGGCGAAAATATGTGCCAAAAGGCCGCTTAAATGTGCCAAAAACAAGCCCGTGTCGAATTCGATGTGCTAAAAAATCATTGTGCCAAATTCATTGAAACAGGCAATTTATCTATTGAAATCGCTGTGCCAAAAATGGCTATTCTTGATTCAATGTGACAAAGAATAATTGCATTGAATACGATGTGCTAAAGAGCAATCCGGGCGAATGGGTTGTGCGAGTTTCCCTGGCGACAGACACCTGTGCCGATCGCTTCTGCACGCAATTCTGACTGCGCGCTATTGCCGTGCAGTAGCGTCAGCGGTACGCGTCGTGCCATCGCACGCGCTCGATGTATCGGTCACCACCGCTAGGACCGTGAGCAGCCCAACCAGGGCAAAGGCAATCACGCACACCGTGCGAATCACGATCGTGGTACGACACATGAGCAAACTCCTTCGATCATTTCCGCGCGTGCGAGTCCTGCTGGCGCACGTTCGCATCGCCTGTTCGTGTGAATTTTCAGGGGATGCAAAGATATCAGGTCGTCGGAGATGCAACTGACAACTATTGTCAAACTCGCGTCGCTACGATTTCACAGCATGGCCAGCACCGCTTTGATCACGACATCCGGATCGTCGCGCTGGACGAAGTGCTGGCTTGCCGGCGTCATGATCTGATGTGCCTGCGTCGATAGCGGCAGCAGTTCGCGCTGCAGGTCTTCCCAGTGTGCTTGCAGCGCATCTCGTGTCGCGGTGGGAAAGAATGGTGAATTCGCGAAAGAGCCGGCGGTGATCACCGTCACCGGCAGATCGCCGAGCGGCGCGATCTCGCGATACATGTCGAGACTGGTGGGCAGATCGATGCGCTCCGGCGTCGCGTCGGGTGTGCGCCACTCGCCTGCCCAGAATGTCCGCATGCGTGTCTGTTCGGGTGTGTCCGATTCGCTTGGCGCAGGGAACGCATTGCCGAATACAGCGAACTGACGCGTATGCATGGATTCGACCAGCACGAGCCCGTGCATTTCGTCGCGATAGCGCTGGGCGAACCCACGTGCCAGCAGTCCGCCGAACGAATGACCGACGATGAGGTAAGGCGGCGGCATTGCGGTCGCCTGCAAGAG encodes the following:
- a CDS encoding alpha/beta fold hydrolase yields the protein MAYAVSGHGGAPTVVLETGLGAESAEWQPIQSALAAHCTVFRYDRLGRGASDRPSTVRHVGQLIDELHALLQATAMPPPYLIVGHSFGGLLARGFAQRYRDEMHGLVLVESMHTRQFAVFGNAFPAPSESDTPEQTRMRTFWAGEWRTPDATPERIDLPTSLDMYREIAPLGDLPVTVITAGSFANSPFFPTATRDALQAHWEDLQRELLPLSTQAHQIMTPASQHFVQRDDPDVVIKAVLAML
- a CDS encoding S53 family peptidase; the protein is MMPKQAPSFVAPILSATCRLSVLSLIGLSATGLMVLPAQAQSNSTDWVSTNTHAFAAPSAASGAQASTNVAGTSANELAANTPIHVVVSLKMRDQKGLDAFINQVNQPGSPNYRQYLTPDQILATYAPTEAQVQTVVEYLTRAGFKNVRAAKNRLLVTADGNAALVKSAFNTSLKRFTQDGHQVYANTSDAQVPAALGDIVDSVLGLQNAATAHTNYRIYRPEPSASTQVKRSLAAAPVLTGHNPVEFSNIYAAGSTPTASATTVGIISEGDLTQTLSDLQTFTTNNGLGNVATQVVQTGPDGSDYSDTDGTVEWNLDSQSIVGAAGGAVNKLVFYAAPSMSLGDITAAYNQAVSDNVAKVINVSLGVCEASAKSEGSQAADDAIFKVAMAQGQVFSVSAGDHGVYECQSGKPPSNLRTYTVSEPATSPYVISVGGTGLYTVGGKYDHENVWNEGVNSRGVLWATGGGISKYEAAPTWQSSVTGSKLRTVPDIGFDADGRSGAILVYQGQTSGTLPGAGPDDPNQVGGTSLAAPIFSGIWARVQSANNNTLAFPAASIYSNATTKPGLFHPVTSGNNGITKSGVTYGYSATQGFDYVTGWGSFDISQLNAAYGSTPVAAGGGKSGNTGSGGSSNAQGGTPDLFGLLSGLFGSWWW